Within bacterium, the genomic segment TTTTCCATGGTTCGGGACAGTATGGTGACTGCGCGTCCTCGAACGGTTCGGTCCACGGCGCATCCTGCCATGCTTTTTCCGTGATTCTGCCGTCGATAACGACAGGGCCAGAAGCCCGGTAAATAACATAGTGTCGGGGTTTGTACTTCCTGAGCGTATGATTGAGCGCAGGAGGCTTGTTGAGATAAACCGGCGTCTTCGAATCATCGGCGAACTTGCGATCCCGTCCCCAGAGATATACCTGTCCGAGGCCGTCCGCCTGCTCGGGGAGGGTCACCCACACCGATGTCGATTCGGTGCTCCATCGGGTCTCTCGGTCGTTGACTCGTTCCTGGCCGTCCACGGGCGGATATTCACGGCTGGCTTCGTTCATTGCCCGGACGGCATTGTCACGGCCTTCGATATCGATACGGACTCCGTAGAGCACCGAGTTCCGCGTCGTGTATGTGATATAACGGGCGTCGGCTCCAAAGACGGTGAAGTCCTCATCTTCACGGATATAACAGGTATGAACCATGGTGTTTTTCATCTTCCAGGGGATGTCCCCGAGCCTCGTACACCACATGACACCCCTGAATCCTTCAGAGGCAAGACGGTGGGACGGCTCGAACCTGAGCCAGTCGGGACTGCCGTGATTGGCTGCCATGGCCGGCACGATCGACATTCCGGAAAGAAGCAATAACAGGGTCACAACAGAGATGCGGTGTTTCATCGGCATGATTCATTACCCCGGTTGATGAAAAGGGTTGTAAAAGGATATTGTGTGGTTTTAAACGGGCATTCACCTTTCAGATAAGATTATCCCGTAGAAGTCAAAACGCAAGGGAAAACCGGCTGACTGCAGCAGTCCCTGACTTTAAGAACGTCTTTGCAATGATACCTTTTTTAGAAAACCACAGGGGAAAAGCCGGTATAAAGCTTCTATGACCGCATGCCGCCAACAGGTTAAAAATAATTTGTGTATATTCAAGCCGTTTTTCATACATTTATGTGTAATCGTTATTGTGCCTTTATTGACGAAACAGTTGAGCTCGGTACTTTTAAAAAACTGTTTACGGAACCGGCGGTATATCAGAGGAGGAATGTATGAGGAATAATGCCGTATATGTGACAACGACCGGTTTGATAGCTTTTCTGTTGATTTGTGTATATGCTCCATGTCGTGTTTATGCGCAGGGCGCTGAAAACAAAAAATTCGCTCCGCCCCGGAAGATTGTCATCGGGACGACCATGGAACGGTTCCCTGGAAAGTATCCCGGGCTCGAAAAACGGCTCGAACAGATCGGCGAACTCATCGACGAGGTTGCCCGCGAGGCCGAGAGGAAATATCCGGGCGAGGGACTCGATCTTGTCGTGCTGCCCGAGGAGGTGGTTACACGCGACAGGGGAAAAACGGCGGAAACCAGCTCCGTTCCGCTCAATGGGCCGGTTCTCGACCGGATGGGCGCCAAGGCGCGGCAGTACAAAACATACATCGTGGTGCCGATGGACCTTGTCGAGGAAGGCAAAAAGGGTGTTTACTCGAATGCGGCGGTGCTGTTTGACCGGTCGGGTGCTGTAGCCGGTATTTACCGCAAGGTACACATCGTTGCGGCGCTCGGCAGCGATATTCTCGAGGGAGGAATGACTCCCGGAAAGGATTTCCCGGTGTTCGAGTGTGACTTCGGCAGGCTCGGCATCCAGATATGCTACGATCTGTCCTACAGGGACGGCTGGGATGTGCTCGCCCGTAAAGGCGCGGAAATCGTCGCCCTGACCACCATGTCGCCGCAGACATCGAGACCGGCGGCATATGCGGCGGAGGGCCGGTATTATGTCGTATCGAGCACACCGCGGAACAACATATCGGTTTTCAACCCCGTCGGCATGATCGACGCCCAGACAACCAAAGACCGTGTTCTCGTGCACCGTATCGACCTCTCGTATGTCATAATCTCGTGGGCAGCCAGCCTCGGCAACGGAAAGGCATTTTCGGACAAATACGGCGACAGGGTCGGCTATACATATTATGAATCGGAAGATGCAGGAATTTTCTGGTCGAACGACCCGGCAACACCCATAGGGCGTATGGCCGATGAACTGGGATTCGTTGAAATGAGGGACGAAATCGAACGTATCCGCCTCCTTCAGGATGCTGCCCGGGGTATGCCGCCTGAACGATAATGAAACCGCAAGGAGTGTGTAAAATGAGGATTGCCGTTATACTGCTCGCCGCCGCCGTCTCTTTTATGTCGATGCCATGTGTCACCTTTTGTGAGGAGCTTCCGTTCAGGGAAACGGTCGTGTTCACGAGCGGCCGGGACGGATACGATACATTCCGTATTCCGGCGGTGATCGTTGCCCGGAACGGCACGGTTCTTGCCTTCTGCGAGGGACGGAAAACAAGCCGGTCGGACACCGGCGATATCGACATCGTGCTCAGACGAAGCCCCGACAACGGCAAAACCTGGAGCCCGATGGAAGTCATCTGGGATGACGGCGACAATGTATGCGGCAATCCCTGCCCCGTCGTCGACCCTGACACGGGCACGATATGGCTCCTTCTTACCCATAACCTGGGGACGGATACCGAACCGAAAATCATGTCGGGAGAAAGCACCGGCACACGGACTGTCTGGGTCATGTCGAGCATCGATGACGGCGTCACATGGTCGTCGCCCCGCGATATCACCGGTATGGCAAAACTCCCCGGCTGGACATGGTATGCGACCGGGCCGGGAGTCGGCATCCGGCTTGCGAGCAGCCGTCTCGTGATACCCTGCGACCATGCGGAAAAAGAGAGCAAAGAATGGGGTTCTCACATCATCTACAGCGATGATCACGGTTCCACATGGAAAATCGGCGGCAGGCTCTCGCCGAAATGTAACGAATGCCAGGTTGTCGAGCGAGCGGACGGCTCACTCCTCATGAACATGCGGAGCTATCACGGATATAAGCGCCGCGCCATATCGACAAGCACCGACGGCGGTATCACATGGTCTCCGGTCACCCATGACCGGACGCTTGTGGAACCGGTCTGCCAGGCAAGCCTCCTCCGCTTCACCCGTGCCGGTGACCACGGCAGAAACCGTGTGCTCTTTTCCAATCCCGCCGACACCACCCGTGTCAGGATGACCGTCCGCCTCAGCTATGATGAATGCACAACATGGCCGGTTGCTAAATGCCTTTACGAAGGACCTTCAGCATACTCCTGCCTGACCGTCCTGCCCGGCATGTCCATCGGCTGCCTGTACGAGAAGGGCAGCGAACATGCTTACGAGACCATCACGTTTACAGTGTTCACGGTCGGATGGCTTACGGATAACCGGGACTCTCTATATAAATAACTGATGTTTCTTCGTTGCCCGGAATGACTGTCGAATACCGGGAAATCTCTTTACGGGACAGGACACTCCAGTATTCTAAATTAACCTTGTGTTTTATGATGAATGCAGGTATTCTTTACATGGGGGACAGCCGGTATTCTGCGCAGGGAAAAAATTCACAACATTTATAATTTATAATCGTTAAAGTTATAATGGAGCGGGATTCGTGCTTTAATGATGTTTCCTGATCATGACATATTGTCACGTATATTCATTGAATATTCTGACAAATTGCCCGAATGATTCAAGGCAGCCCAGTATTGTGTATCGGTATATCCATTATATCTTACTGTTAATAAATAATATAGAATGATATACATTTTATGGATTGATTTTTGCAAATAAATATTTCATTACCATGACAGATTTTCTTGTATCTATCTCGATTAACTAATCCCTGATATCAATACATAATTTAAAAAAATCCGTGCGGGGATACGATGGTGTAGAAAATTTGCTCTCTATACCTTGACATGCCGGGATTTCAGGTAATACTCCTGCAATATACTGATTAATATAGATTTCAGAAAATTGGGAGTAGAGATATGCAATTCTATAAAACAGCGGTTGTCCCGTGTTTTCTGATTGGCGTTCTTGCGATCGGCTGCAGCATCGGTGAAGGGTCGCTGACCGTAACAACGTATCCGGTATCAGGTTCTGTGATCGTGGACGGAAAACCCGGTGGAAAAGCTCCGGTTGCGCTTACGCTGAAATCCGGAAAACACGAGATTAAATTTTCCGATTACAGCGATCAGTTCGAAACACCCGGAACACGTGTTATCAGAGTCAATGCCGGACAACAGCATAACCTGACCGCCCTATATAGAAACCGTTTCCTTGCCGTGAATATCCCGAACGGATTCTCTCCGCCCGATTCCCTCCTGCTTTTCGGTACTGCAGACCATCCGCTCAAGGACGGTACCATATTCGATTATATCGACGGCGGCGGGCTTGTATATCTCAAGTATGGCCTCACCGAGACCACTCACGCAGTTTACCGTGACGGCCGCTCGAACGAGATTACAGTGGATATCTTCAACATGGGGACACCGGAAGGCGCCCGCGCCATTTTCAACGATGAGGAGGTATGTCCCGATGGTTTTGAACCATGCAGCGCCGGGGCTGAATGTAAAGCCTATCATTACGAGCCGGATTTTCTCTTGTATTTTCACCGGGCGAAGTATTTTATCTCTGTTTCCACGAATAACGATTCCCTCCAGACAGCGGTGACCACACTCGGAACTGAACTTACCGGAAATATTCCCTGAGGGAGATTTGAACGATGATACAGAATCGCGGACGAAGGGAATTTATCCGGAATACGGCTGCCGGGGCATTCGGGCTTGGAATATCACAGGCGCTTCTTGCGCCGCCAGTGGTTCACAGCGTCGGAAACAGGGTAAAAGTGGCAATAGTCAGAAACGAAAAAGCCATCTCGACCCGTAACATCTGTGACCGCAGCCAGGCACGTCTCATGCTCGACAGGGCGCTCTTCGATATAACGGGGAAACAGACCACGAAGGAAGCGTGGGTATCCCTCGGCCTCACAGCAGGCGACACGGTCGGAATCAAGGTGAACTGCAATACATGGACATTCCTCCTTCATACACATCCGGAGCTCGTGTATGCACTCTGTGACAGCATTTCGGAAATAGTCCCTCAGGAGAATATCATCATTTATGAGCGTTTCAGCTCCGAACTCTCACGGTCAGGGTATTTTGTGAAAAAGGACGCTTCCGGTGTACGCTGTTTCGGGAACGATGACGGCGGTGGATTCAGCCAGAAGGAACAGTTGACGACGATTATAACCGATATGTGTACGAAGATTATAAACATGCCTACACTTAAGACTGTCGAAGGCGAATTCGAAGGCAGCCTGTTTCTCAAGAACCATATCGGCAGCCTGCCAAACAGCCACATGACCCGCTGTCATGGGAATGCCGAATTCTGCACCGAGGTGTGCGCCCGTCCGAGCATAAAGAATAAAACTGTTCTCGCGGTCTGCGATGGTCTCCGCGGAACGTACAAACGGGGTACTCCCTGGTATTACGGTGGCATTATCATGAGCAGAGACCAGATTGCCGCCGAATGTACCGCGCTCAGGGTAATCAATGAAAAACGGGCGCTGGAAAAGCTCGGGAGCCTTGAAATCCCCCGTTATGTGAAAAACGCCGACACCAAGTATGGCCTGGGAACCAGTGATCCGGAAAAAATCGATGTGACTAAAATAACCATGTAGCCTGGATAAATACCGATAACAGTATAATTTTCATGAAAATTACAGAATAAAACCGGTTTTGTGATGGTTGTTACATAATATTGTTCAGCCGTTTAATTTATTGTCACTGTTATGATGTCAGGTCATTGTTTCATTACCTTGACAATTTTCTGTTTTTATAATAATTTTAACTGTACTGCATCACTCTTAATCCAAAATTATCAGAAAATTGTGCATGATTAATGAGATGAATATGAGAATGGTTCTCATTGGTAATCCGGGGTTGTCATGCATCGACAACCGGAGTGATAAAAACCGGTTGCCTGATAAAAGGTGTTTCGATAATTAAAGATTTAACTTCTTGAAAATAAATGTTATTGTGCTATATGTTCTATTATAATGAACTTGTTTCGAATACGGACTGCCGGGAGAATATACTATGACGAGAATGGTTTTATCGATTGCCGGAGCAGTGCTGATTTTAGGGTGTTCATCAGGGAAGGCGGGAATGGCGCAAACAACGGTCAAGAATGGTGACGAGATAACCCGGAAGTACCCTGCAGACCGTTATATCGTTCGTTCGGGTCTGGGGGAAAGCCAGGATGCCGCCACCGAAGCTGCCCGTCTCGAGATAGCAAAGTTTTTCGAATCGAAAATATCCGGGGAATCGGTTATCAACGAATGGGCGCAGAACCGTTCGGAAGGCGGTAAAACTGTCGAGAAACGTTTGACGGAACTGTCGAACACCATTAAAGTCAGCGCCGCCCGTGAAATACCGGGTATTGAAATCGCCGGAATGAAGAAGGATAATAAAAACAACGTGGTTGAGATTTGGGCCGTTCTCGATAAAAGCACCTACGTTACTGTCCTCAACGACAGAATCAAGAAACTGGATGCCGATGCCGACCAGCGGCTTGCCAATACGCAGGGTGACGATTTGACACGGCTCCGTGACCTTGCCAATGCCGCAAAAGACCTTGTAGACCGTGAAAAGGAGCGTCAGGACCTGGGGCTTTTAATCCCCGGAGGCGCAGGAGAGTCACGGAATCCGGTGCTCAGGAATGTATTGACAAGCATCGACAGCCTGATTGCAGAGGCTTTTGATGTCGGACTTATCAGCGACGGCGAGGTGGACAGCGAAATTGTAACGGGACTCATCAAGGGTATTGTCGATACGGGTATCAGGATCAGGGAATATCCCGATTTATCGTCAGCAACAAGCGCAGGAACCGATCTGGTGATGTCGGTGAAGAATGATGTTACGAAAGGTACCAGAAAAACCAAGGTGGGCTCGAAAGAGTACGATTTTGCAAATATTACGTGGGTTTTATCGGTCAGCGCGCTCGAACCGAAAACCAGCAAGGTCATCAATACGATTGTTCTGCGGGAACAGATAAGCGAACTGGGTGATGAAACCCGTGCACAGCAGCGGATGGTACAGAAAGTGCTCCAGACCCAGGTTCCGAGCGTTTCTTCATGGGTGTACAAGCTCATTTTTGCGCCTGCGGAAAAATGAGGGAAATGCGCTTTTTAGTCGGGGTAATCCGATAAGCTCATAAAGGGAGAATGCGGTTTTCCTTTGAACGAGGTGGGAAAAAATGAAAGTAAGGCAGATGAAGTTGCAGTCGTTGCTGGGATACGCTTTTGGATGTATACTGGTCATTCTGATCCTTATTGCGGCGGCGGAAACGGTCAAGGTTGTTAAACAGACACCGGGTCGATCCGGACCGGGATCCTACTATGAATTGAAGACGCTTATTCCACCGTCAGCGAGCCTTGCTGTCCTGGGAAAAGAAAAGGGGTGGCTGAAAGTTACGTTCGAAAACCAGGAGGTCTGGATTTCAGAAAATTCTCTTCTGGAAGAAACAGGCGGCAAGGAAAACCCGTTCAGCAAGATGTCGTTCGAGGGCGCCCGTGTCTCGGCATCTCCAATAGCTGTCTCGGCAGCCATAAAGGGCTTCTGGACACGGTATACAGGCGCTGACAAGAGCAATCTTGCGGAAGTCCCCGTTGATGGCTATGACATTCCTCCGTTCAGATTCGAGGCTTTTGAAAATGAGCACGCCCGGACAGTATCCCGTGACAATCTTTTTAAAAAATACAAGCTTTCGAAAAAATACCGTTCACCGCGGATGCCCTATGTGAAGGAACAGCAGATTGGTTATACTGTCGCTTCATCGGTTGCCGAGGGCACACTGCTGGAAAACGAGAATATCATCAACTATGTTTATTCGGTCGGCTGGTATCTTGCCGATGCCACGGAACGGCCAGACATAAAGTATATATTTTTTATTCTCGACACAGACCGTGTCAATGCGATATCGTGTCCCGGCGGATACATCATGCTCACTAGAGGGCTTCTCCAGCTTCTCGACGATGAGTCCGAGCTTGCGGCACTGCTCGCGCACGAAATGGGGCATGTGATTGCCGGGCACGGCACGCGGGAGCTCGAGGACAAATTCAACAGAATAGCCATGCAGGCGGAAGATGCCTTCGCGAATCTCGACAGCCAGACAGGCGGCGTATCCGAAACCGAAAAGGAGCTTTCCTCGATAGCCATCCGAGCGGCAACGATATGCCGGAGTCCCAAACTCGATGCGTATGAATTCGAAGCCGATGAAATGGCGCTCCTCTATATGGCCCGGAGCGGTTATGACCTCGGTGGAGAGCTCAGGCTTCTCAACAAGCTGAAAACGAAGCATGACCGTGAGGTCGATATATTCGATATTAATTACCGTAACCACCCCGACTTCGGGAAACGGCTCAACAGTATCGACAAGGTGATGAAGAATTACAAGAATTACAGCGGACAGACATTTTCCGCCGGTTTCAAGGAATCCATGGTTTTTTAAGACTTGGTCTATAGTTTATGGTTTATAGTTTGTGGTTCATGGTTTGTGGTTTTTTATGCCTTGTGATTTCTTTCTTAAGCACTTTGTGCTGATCCTTGACAGCTTATGACCATGTACAAGGTGTTTTCTATCATGCTTTAAAACAGGTAATCAGGTATGCCGGGTTTATCTGAACGTAAAAAAAACCTCGTTATCGATATAATCGTGACTTTCATCGTTTTTTGCGTGATGACCGTCATGTTTGCCGCGGGAATATTCCGTTCGCTTGACTGGAAGCTGTTCGATGCATTCATGAACGTTCGGCGTCACACACCGGTTCACAGCGAGAATGTCGTTATTGTCAGCATCGACGAGCGAAGCCTTCAGTTTTTCCAGAAACGCGGCGTTTCGTGGCAGTGGCCGCGTGATTTTTACGCCCATCTGGTACGGTATCTGACACAGTGCGATGCCCGCGCCATTGTTTTCGATATGATTTTTTCCGATCAGGACGACGACCGCACCGGTTTTGCTACCGGCAGGGAAAACGACGAGAATTTCGGTCAGGCGATCAGCGAATCGGGGAGAACGTATCTTGTGGCAGAGGCGCATCCCGATACAATTCCCGAAAATCCATTCAGTCCTTCGATTTTTCTTCCGGATAATACATTTTTTGATCAGCTCAGGCTGGAACCGTACAAGTTCGGTATCTTCCCGATACCCGAAATATCCCATGGAGCCAAAGGTATCGGGCTCGCCAGCGCGGTGTCCGAAGAGGATGGCATATACCGGCGGTATCCGCTTGTTCTCAAGGTTCACGAGAAATTCATTCCTTCCCTTGCATTTGCGGTGGGGCGCGATATTGTGGGCGAACAGGCTGTGATGAAGAAGCTGTTCGAGCCATCGGGCCGAAGTACCCTTGTCGACCGTAACGGGAAATTGCTCCTGAACTGGTACGGCATCGGCGGACCCAACGGGGTATTCACTTATTATTCGTTCCATGCGGTTATTGCCTCGTATATGCAGACCGACCGGGGTGAAGTGCCGATAATACCCCGCGAGGCGTTCAAAGACAAGATTGTGATTGTCGGATCTCATTTCCAGGGACTGCTCGATATCAAGCCGACGCCTTTCTCGACAGTCAGATATCCGTATCCGGGAATGGAGATTCATGCGACCGCCATCGAGAATTTTATCAGGAACGATTTTATCCGCCGTCTGCCGTCATGTGTGGTCGTTCTCGGAATAGCCGCTGCTTCCGTGATCATGCTCGGGGCGTTCAGGCTGTTCACGAATCTCCGTACATACATTGCCGTTTTTGCCGCGGTTCTGATTCTGGAAACGGGAATCGCCTACTGGCTGATTACCCAAAACGTATGGATGTCGTGGTTCGAGATTCTCAGCGCCACAACGCTGTCGTTTGCCGGTCTCGTCATTTCGGGATATTTCCGGGAGAGCAAGCATAAAAGGATTTTACGGAAGAGCTTCGAACAGTATGTCAACAACTCCGTGCTTGAACAG encodes:
- a CDS encoding carbon-nitrogen hydrolase family protein translates to MRNNAVYVTTTGLIAFLLICVYAPCRVYAQGAENKKFAPPRKIVIGTTMERFPGKYPGLEKRLEQIGELIDEVAREAERKYPGEGLDLVVLPEEVVTRDRGKTAETSSVPLNGPVLDRMGAKARQYKTYIVVPMDLVEEGKKGVYSNAAVLFDRSGAVAGIYRKVHIVAALGSDILEGGMTPGKDFPVFECDFGRLGIQICYDLSYRDGWDVLARKGAEIVALTTMSPQTSRPAAYAAEGRYYVVSSTPRNNISVFNPVGMIDAQTTKDRVLVHRIDLSYVIISWAASLGNGKAFSDKYGDRVGYTYYESEDAGIFWSNDPATPIGRMADELGFVEMRDEIERIRLLQDAARGMPPER
- a CDS encoding glycoside hydrolase, with amino-acid sequence MRIAVILLAAAVSFMSMPCVTFCEELPFRETVVFTSGRDGYDTFRIPAVIVARNGTVLAFCEGRKTSRSDTGDIDIVLRRSPDNGKTWSPMEVIWDDGDNVCGNPCPVVDPDTGTIWLLLTHNLGTDTEPKIMSGESTGTRTVWVMSSIDDGVTWSSPRDITGMAKLPGWTWYATGPGVGIRLASSRLVIPCDHAEKESKEWGSHIIYSDDHGSTWKIGGRLSPKCNECQVVERADGSLLMNMRSYHGYKRRAISTSTDGGITWSPVTHDRTLVEPVCQASLLRFTRAGDHGRNRVLFSNPADTTRVRMTVRLSYDECTTWPVAKCLYEGPSAYSCLTVLPGMSIGCLYEKGSEHAYETITFTVFTVGWLTDNRDSLYK
- a CDS encoding PEGA domain-containing protein, yielding MQFYKTAVVPCFLIGVLAIGCSIGEGSLTVTTYPVSGSVIVDGKPGGKAPVALTLKSGKHEIKFSDYSDQFETPGTRVIRVNAGQQHNLTALYRNRFLAVNIPNGFSPPDSLLLFGTADHPLKDGTIFDYIDGGGLVYLKYGLTETTHAVYRDGRSNEITVDIFNMGTPEGARAIFNDEEVCPDGFEPCSAGAECKAYHYEPDFLLYFHRAKYFISVSTNNDSLQTAVTTLGTELTGNIP
- a CDS encoding DUF362 domain-containing protein, whose protein sequence is MIQNRGRREFIRNTAAGAFGLGISQALLAPPVVHSVGNRVKVAIVRNEKAISTRNICDRSQARLMLDRALFDITGKQTTKEAWVSLGLTAGDTVGIKVNCNTWTFLLHTHPELVYALCDSISEIVPQENIIIYERFSSELSRSGYFVKKDASGVRCFGNDDGGGFSQKEQLTTIITDMCTKIINMPTLKTVEGEFEGSLFLKNHIGSLPNSHMTRCHGNAEFCTEVCARPSIKNKTVLAVCDGLRGTYKRGTPWYYGGIIMSRDQIAAECTALRVINEKRALEKLGSLEIPRYVKNADTKYGLGTSDPEKIDVTKITM
- a CDS encoding LPP20 family lipoprotein yields the protein MTRMVLSIAGAVLILGCSSGKAGMAQTTVKNGDEITRKYPADRYIVRSGLGESQDAATEAARLEIAKFFESKISGESVINEWAQNRSEGGKTVEKRLTELSNTIKVSAAREIPGIEIAGMKKDNKNNVVEIWAVLDKSTYVTVLNDRIKKLDADADQRLANTQGDDLTRLRDLANAAKDLVDREKERQDLGLLIPGGAGESRNPVLRNVLTSIDSLIAEAFDVGLISDGEVDSEIVTGLIKGIVDTGIRIREYPDLSSATSAGTDLVMSVKNDVTKGTRKTKVGSKEYDFANITWVLSVSALEPKTSKVINTIVLREQISELGDETRAQQRMVQKVLQTQVPSVSSWVYKLIFAPAEK
- a CDS encoding M48 family metallopeptidase — its product is MKVRQMKLQSLLGYAFGCILVILILIAAAETVKVVKQTPGRSGPGSYYELKTLIPPSASLAVLGKEKGWLKVTFENQEVWISENSLLEETGGKENPFSKMSFEGARVSASPIAVSAAIKGFWTRYTGADKSNLAEVPVDGYDIPPFRFEAFENEHARTVSRDNLFKKYKLSKKYRSPRMPYVKEQQIGYTVASSVAEGTLLENENIINYVYSVGWYLADATERPDIKYIFFILDTDRVNAISCPGGYIMLTRGLLQLLDDESELAALLAHEMGHVIAGHGTRELEDKFNRIAMQAEDAFANLDSQTGGVSETEKELSSIAIRAATICRSPKLDAYEFEADEMALLYMARSGYDLGGELRLLNKLKTKHDREVDIFDINYRNHPDFGKRLNSIDKVMKNYKNYSGQTFSAGFKESMVF
- a CDS encoding adenylate/guanylate cyclase domain-containing protein; amino-acid sequence: MPGLSERKKNLVIDIIVTFIVFCVMTVMFAAGIFRSLDWKLFDAFMNVRRHTPVHSENVVIVSIDERSLQFFQKRGVSWQWPRDFYAHLVRYLTQCDARAIVFDMIFSDQDDDRTGFATGRENDENFGQAISESGRTYLVAEAHPDTIPENPFSPSIFLPDNTFFDQLRLEPYKFGIFPIPEISHGAKGIGLASAVSEEDGIYRRYPLVLKVHEKFIPSLAFAVGRDIVGEQAVMKKLFEPSGRSTLVDRNGKLLLNWYGIGGPNGVFTYYSFHAVIASYMQTDRGEVPIIPREAFKDKIVIVGSHFQGLLDIKPTPFSTVRYPYPGMEIHATAIENFIRNDFIRRLPSCVVVLGIAAASVIMLGAFRLFTNLRTYIAVFAAVLILETGIAYWLITQNVWMSWFEILSATTLSFAGLVISGYFRESKHKRILRKSFEQYVNNSVLEQILENPNAVDFNGRVFTATVMATDIADFTSISEKLPAREVVSRLNDYLSEVSESLIDNSGFINKYIGDAILAVFGAFGEEEHERKACIAGLRAMSIIARKIEESKAQDRVPFITRMGITTGDLTMGNIGSNRKLEFTVIGDTVNSAFRLEGINKHYNTRMLVSEFTKEGAGDGFEFRHIDTLRFKGKDTPVRVYELLGMEGEVGPDILKRRDEYEDALRFYSQGDFVRAQEIFSRLAGQDDPPSQVMKSRCDIFVVKPPGPGWSGIWTMYSK